Genomic DNA from Desulfurivibrio alkaliphilus AHT 2:
CGGGGTGGGCAAAACCTACCTGATCAAGCTGATTGCCCAGCACATCGGGGTGCCCTTCGTTAAAGGGGATGCCACCAAGTTCAGTGAAACCGGCTACGTGGGCGGCGATGTCGAGGATCTCATCCGTGATCTGGTCCGGGAGGCGGATAACGACCTGGAGCGGGCCCGGTTCGGCATTGTTTATCTCGATGAGGTGGACAAGATCGCCGGCGGCGTCGACCGCCGGGGACTGGATGTTTCCCGCAGCGGGGTGCAGCGGGCCCTGCTCAAGCCCATGGAAGAGACCGAGGTGGAGATGAAGGTGCCCCACGACCCCATCGCCATGATGGAGGCGGTGGAGCATTACCGGCTTACCGGCAAGCGGCAGCGCAAAAGCATCAACACCCGCCATATCCTGTTTATTATGAGTGGCGCCTTTTCGGGGCTGGATGAAATCATCGGTCGCCGCCTGCAGCAGCGTTCCATCGGTTTTGAAAATACCGTGGCCGCGGCCGCCCCGGCCCGTCCCGGCGCCTTGATGGCCCGGGCCCGGGCCGAGGACCTGGTGGAGTACGGTTTTGAAAGCGAGTTTATCGGTCGGCTGCCGGTGCTGGCGGTACTCTCCGAGTTGAGCGAAGACGATCTCTACGAGATTTTAAGCAGCCCCAACAGCGCCGTGGTGGTGGGCAAAAAGCAGGATTTCCGGGCTTATGGCATTGAGCTGCGCTTTGAAGACGCCGCTTTGCGCAAGCTCGCTGCCTTGGCGGCCCGGGAAAGCACCGGGGCCCGGGCGCTGGTCAGTGTGATGGAGAGGGTGCTGCTGCATTTTGAGAAAAAACTGCCCTCCACCGATATCCGCCAGCTGGTGGTAACTCCCGAGTTGGTGGCCGATCCGGCCGGGGAGTTGGCCAAGCTGCTCAAGGACAGCCGGGTTCGCAAGCGCCACAGCAAAAAATGCGAAAAGCTGGCGGCCGCGGAGCAGGAACGACTGATGACCTTTATCCGCGAGCGGCTGGGAGATTACCTGGAGAACCACGATGTGCTGCCCACCCCGGAGCGACTGCGGATGATGGCCATGGAAGTGGAAGCGGAAGACCTTGAGCCCGCCGAGGTCTGCGAGCGTTTCATCGACCTGGTGGCGCTGGTAAACGACCGGGCTCGGCAGGTGTCCCGGGATTGCGGGCTGGAGTTGAGTTTCAGCGAAGAGGCGGTGGATCGCCTGCTGGCCCGCATGCCCCGCAGCGAAGAGACGGTGGGGGAGGCCTGCGACCAGGTGCTGCAGGCCATGGAATACGGCCTGCGGCTGCTCAGCCAGCGCCGCCGGGCCCCGGAACTGGTAATCCCCGCCGACGGAGTGGACGCCCCGGACAGCTTTATCAACCAGGTGGTGAACAAAACCTTCAAACTGGAGTAAACGAACCGCAGCACCGCATCTTCGGGCGATCAGCCAGGCTTACGTACAGGGGGTACGCTGCGCCTGGCTGCTTGCCCGAACCTGCGGCACTGCTGTTCGTTTACGGCCCGTTAAATCAGCAGTTATTGGCTCTGGTAAACGATTACAAACTGGATTAGGAGCAAACCATGATTTATCCCGATTATCGCCCCCGGCGCCTGCGGCGGAATGAAAACCTGCGCTCCCTGGTGCGGGAAACGGTGCTTACCCCGGCCCAGTTGATCTACCCCCTCTTTGTGATGCCCGGCAAGAACAAGCGCGAGGAGATCTCCTCCATGCCCGGGGTCTTCCGGCTGTCGGTGGATCAGTTGGCCAAAGAGGCTAAAGAGTGCCGCAAGCTGGGGGTCAACCATGTCATTCTTTTCGGTTTGCCGGAAAAAAAAGACCGGGTGGGCTCCGGGGCCCATGCCACCGATGGCATTATCCAGCGGGCCATCAAGGAGCTCAAGAACAAAGCGCCGGAACTGACGGTCTCCACCGATGTCTGCCTGTGCGAATATACCAGCCATGGTCATTGCGGGATTATTCATGAAGGCATGGTGGACAACGATGCCACCGTCGAGGTGCTGGCCCGTACCGCCCTGTCGCATGCCAAGGCCGGGGCCGATATCGTCGCCCCGTCGGACATGATGGACGGCCGGGTGGGGGAGATCCGGGCCGCCCTGGACGAACACAACTTCGACCAGGTGGCCATCATGTCTTACGCCGTCAAGTACGCCTCGGCCTTTTACGGCCCCTTCCGGGACGCCGCCGACTGCGCCCCCCAGGAGGGTGACCGCCGGGGGTATCAGATGGACCCGGCCAATGCCCGGGAGGCCCTGCGTGAGGCCACCCTGGATGTGGAAGAGGGGGCCGACATCCTGATGGTCAAGCCGGGGATGCCCTACCTCGATATCATCCGGCTGCTGCGCGATGA
This window encodes:
- a CDS encoding AAA family ATPase, translating into MSDTEDVNFPSQKELEREISEYLSNKYGKKVRIISAGQFPMAGQAPAGDEEHAGQPAAVPPDFHFDLAPEELIAHLDQYVVGQEEAKAILATKICTHFNRISRSLSRPGGEAGSGRNVGRIKNNVLLIGPTGVGKTYLIKLIAQHIGVPFVKGDATKFSETGYVGGDVEDLIRDLVREADNDLERARFGIVYLDEVDKIAGGVDRRGLDVSRSGVQRALLKPMEETEVEMKVPHDPIAMMEAVEHYRLTGKRQRKSINTRHILFIMSGAFSGLDEIIGRRLQQRSIGFENTVAAAAPARPGALMARARAEDLVEYGFESEFIGRLPVLAVLSELSEDDLYEILSSPNSAVVVGKKQDFRAYGIELRFEDAALRKLAALAARESTGARALVSVMERVLLHFEKKLPSTDIRQLVVTPELVADPAGELAKLLKDSRVRKRHSKKCEKLAAAEQERLMTFIRERLGDYLENHDVLPTPERLRMMAMEVEAEDLEPAEVCERFIDLVALVNDRARQVSRDCGLELSFSEEAVDRLLARMPRSEETVGEACDQVLQAMEYGLRLLSQRRRAPELVIPADGVDAPDSFINQVVNKTFKLE
- the hemB gene encoding porphobilinogen synthase: MIYPDYRPRRLRRNENLRSLVRETVLTPAQLIYPLFVMPGKNKREEISSMPGVFRLSVDQLAKEAKECRKLGVNHVILFGLPEKKDRVGSGAHATDGIIQRAIKELKNKAPELTVSTDVCLCEYTSHGHCGIIHEGMVDNDATVEVLARTALSHAKAGADIVAPSDMMDGRVGEIRAALDEHNFDQVAIMSYAVKYASAFYGPFRDAADCAPQEGDRRGYQMDPANAREALREATLDVEEGADILMVKPGMPYLDIIRLLRDEFDHPIAAYQVSGEYAMLKAAAINGWLDEERVMAESLLSLRRAGADMILTYFAKQMAKLL